Within Longimicrobium sp., the genomic segment ATCCCCGGATGCGCGCGAAGTCCGCCGCGGCCGCCGAGTCGATCCCCAGGCGGTCGCCCGAGGAGGAGTAGCTGAGCGCCGGGCGGGCCACGCCCACGAAGCGGAACGGGCTGCAGTCGGCGAGGCTGTAGATCTTGTTGCCGGCGGTGAAGAAGCCGTTCGGCGCCACGGGCACGTCCTGCCCGTCCACCTTCACGGTGCCCCCCGGGTCGCACTGCACGTCGGGGCCGCCCATGGGGTTGTCGTCGGCGCACGCCGCCAGGGAAGCCGCCAGGGCCAGGGCGAGCCCGGGCACACGCGCCGCGCGGCCGAGCCGCGGAAAAACCGCACGAGAGAGATTCATGGAGTGTCCGGCATGAGGCGGGCGAAAATTCGTGCGGGGGGCGCTGGGTAGGCCCACGACCGCGCTGCCTGCGCAAACATCAGGTACCGCAAAGAGCAAGCGGCGGGCCAGTCACCGCCGGGTGGGCGGCGGGGGCATGTTTCCGCTCGCGAAGAGGAGCGACAGCAGTCGAAGCGAGTCATGGTAGTACCCTTCGCCGCGCAGCCGCAACGTTTCGTTCCACATCTGCGCCCTGAACCGCGCGTCCGGGGCGACGATGGCGCCCGCCATGGCCGGGCCCACGAAGGCGGCGGTGTGCCAGCGCTCGTTGGGGTGCCCCTGCAGCGTGTACCCGTCACGAATGGCGGACGCGCCCACGCGCCGGAAGAAGGCGTTCAGCTGGTCCAGGTGCCCGCGCGCGCGCGGGTCGCAGTTCCAGGCGGCGTCTTTGGCCAGGCGCCACGGGATGCGCGTGGCGTTGTATCCGTAGTGGAACTCGAAGTTCCCCTGCGCCGTGGAGGAGTCGCCGCCGATCGTCGTCAGCTCCGGCTGCAGCCCGGTGCCGCGGGAGTGCCGGGCGCTGACGCGCGCCAGGATGGCGTAGTTGGCGTCGATCACGCGGTTCCACGACGCGTCGCCCGTGTACGCCGCGAACACCCGGAAGTACGCCGGCGCGAAGTACGACGGATTCATCACGTTGCTCCCGCCCCACACGTCGCCCGGCTTCAGCACGTAGGTGCCGGACTCAATGGCGTGGGTGCGGAGGCTGCGGATGAGCGCCCGCGCGTCGGCCCCGTACGCCTTCCACCGCGCGTCGGCCACAACCAGGGCGAACGCCATGTCGATGTCGCCGTCGGTGGCGGCGTTGGGGTCCAGCACGCGCCCCTGCGGCGAGACGTTCCACGCCATCAGCCCCCGCGGGTTGCGATGGCGTTTGGCGTACGCCCAGAGCGCGTCGAAGGTGGGGCGGTCGTCGAGGTACGCGGCCAGGAGCATCCCGTAGCCGATGGCCTCGGACGAGGTGCGGTCGCCCCCCTTCTCCGCCATCGTCACCCGCAGCAGGCCGCCCGCGCCGCGCGGGGTGACGTAGCGCCGCTTCCAATCCGCGTAGCTGGACCGGATCTCGGCGCCGGCCGCCGC encodes:
- a CDS encoding glycosyl hydrolase family 8; protein product: MAKHLRLALLPAVVWGCDLPAARGEQARAAAQPAPAYRCAASIAPDQAAAGAEIRSSYADWKRRYVTPRGAGGLLRVTMAEKGGDRTSSEAIGYGMLLAAYLDDRPTFDALWAYAKRHRNPRGLMAWNVSPQGRVLDPNAATDGDIDMAFALVVADARWKAYGADARALIRSLRTHAIESGTYVLKPGDVWGGSNVMNPSYFAPAYFRVFAAYTGDASWNRVIDANYAILARVSARHSRGTGLQPELTTIGGDSSTAQGNFEFHYGYNATRIPWRLAKDAAWNCDPRARGHLDQLNAFFRRVGASAIRDGYTLQGHPNERWHTAAFVGPAMAGAIVAPDARFRAQMWNETLRLRGEGYYHDSLRLLSLLFASGNMPPPPTRR